Proteins encoded in a region of the Nicotiana tomentosiformis chromosome 9, ASM39032v3, whole genome shotgun sequence genome:
- the LOC138898396 gene encoding inactive protein RESTRICTED TEV MOVEMENT 1-like has protein sequence MDMIKAGPVGGVGGTIWDEKGRNHLAGIYVFYNEYSVLALQFLFYESGNLVVSNRHGVIVDGSENYSAVVFDYPSEYFTSISGSLSPYQMLTSIIFRTNKDLYGPFGTPSTVDQEFNFYVGRSLFGGFCGSRNGDGINGFVVNPFSNVKSYYLLFLQTHTKMAKTSKTALALYQEAFSKSRAELSRCEADLRDLTEESNTLKHLNGQKEEEIKYLRAELAKAHQN, from the exons ATGGATATGATCAAAGCAGGCCCAGTGGGAGGAGTTGGTGGAACAATTTGGGATGAAAAGGGACGAAACCATCTTGCTGGGATTTATGTTTTCTATAACGAATACTCAGTTCTTGCACTTCAATTCCTGTTCTATGAAAGTGGTAACTTAGTTGTGTCGAACAGACATGGTGTTATTGTTGATGGTTCTGAAAATTACTCAGCAGTTGTCTTTGATTATCCATCTGAATATTTTACTTCGATAAGTGGTTCTCTTAGCCCGTACCAAATGTTGACATCTATAATATTTAGAACCAACAAGGATTTATATGGACCATTTGGGACCCCTTCAACTGTTGACCAAGAGTTCAACTTTTACGTTGGAAGAAGTTTATTTGGTGGTTTTTGTGGCAGCAGAAATGGCGATGGCATTAATG GTTTTGTTGTTAATCCTTTCTCAAACGTCAAGTCCTATTATCTTCTTTTTCTCCAAACTcacacaaaaatggcaaaaacatcgaaAACG GCTTTGGCACTCTATCAGGAGGCATTTTCAAAGTCTCGAGCAGAGTTGAGCCGATGTGAGGCCGACCTCCGAGATCTCACAGAGGAGAGCAATACCCTTAAACATCTCAAtgggcaaaaagaagaggagatcaaatacctccgagccgagttggccaaggctcaccaaaattag
- the LOC138898395 gene encoding uncharacterized protein produces the protein MDCFAAEKEATRAQLSSVENQLRGMKEKSSAQANKIEELKARLASERAKAKSEVEKAKSEAKAIVAIYRADVEAAQDQAREVAETTQPRAHWIVELAKCQSRRETLEEIHARGFDLTDEIIKTKEHEADARALASFDDDDDDGSKSVSENGDDIDGVEAAPEEN, from the coding sequence atggactgctttgctgctgaaaaagaggctactcgagcccaattgtcatcggtcgaaaatcagcttcgaggcatgaaggagaagagctcagcTCAGGCAAATAAAATAGAGGAGCtcaaggctcggttggcttccgaacgtgcaaaggccaaatctgaagtcGAAAAGGCAAAGTCCGAGGCAAAGGCGATCGTGGCCATCTACCGGGCTGATGTTGAAGCCGCTCAAGACCAAGCAAGAGAGGTAGCCGAGACCACTCAacctcgagcacattggattgttgaactcgccaaatgccaatctcgaagggaaaccctcgaggagatccacgctcgaggtttcgatcttaccgacgagATAATAAAGACTAAAGAGCATGAAGCTGATGCTAGAGCGCTGGCCTctttcgatgatgatgatgatgatggcagcaagagcgtGTCCGAGAATGGGGATGACATCGATGGAGTAGAAGCTGCCCctgaggaaaattag